The following are encoded together in the Strongyloides ratti genome assembly S_ratti_ED321, chromosome : 2 genome:
- a CDS encoding CAP domain-containing protein — MKLIIFINILFIVLSNLVTSIKFAKLKLQFYHQHNCYRRNNKVGPLKVSKRWAFSAQKYANKLARQKNGLHHSNSNGRYGENIYWFSTKKGAGKAVKLWYSEVKHHNYSSNKMNGATGHFTQIVWKSTKYVGCGVAASKGNGVFVVCQYYPPGNYDNKFLKNVFRHKTLKPKC, encoded by the exons atgaaattaataatatttattaatatattatttattgtgcTTTCAAATTTAGTTACCTCTATTAAATTTGCCAAATTGAAGCTTCag ttttatcATCAACATAATTGTTATAGAAGAAATAACAAAGTTGGTCCTTTAAAAGTTAGCAAAAGATGGGCATTTTCAGCACAAAAATATGCTAATAAATTAGCTAGACAGAAAAATGGTCTTCATCATAGTAATTCAAATGGAAGATATggtgaaaatatttattggtTTTCTACAAAGAAAGGTGCAGGAAAAGCAGTAAAACTTTGGTATAGTGAAGTCAAGCATCATAATTATTCAAGTAATAAGATGAATGGAGCAACAGGTCATTTTACACAAATTGTTTGGAAAAGTACCAAATATGTTGGATGTGGAGTTGCTGCATCAAAAGGTAATGGTGTTTTTGTAGTTTGTCAATATTATCCACCTGGAAATTATGATAACAagtttttgaaaaatgtaTTCCGACATAAAACATTGAAACcaaaatgttaa
- a CDS encoding Acetylcholinesterase: protein MKTLINLILLNIIPLIYCGGYREVKTKYGKIIGRVNVINKKHITHFLGIPYAKPPLKNLRFKPPQPLKVPAWKTTFNASIKARSCMQYVQKTGLIGYDITIPTNKISEDCLQLNIFAPHKTNMPVIVFFHGGAYNFGSGSLLIHKGEFLSRKTNQIVVTVNYRLGIFGFAYLESGRAIPGNIGLLDQQMALKWVYENIAKFGGNPKKITIWGQSSGSASATAHLFAPNSTKYFSKVIANSGTILNSWATISDSFAENNTIAVVKLLKCKTKDYKKMVQCLQKAPAEKILQYSLQVKQDNQEPVFYSFAPVKVDNLFFRGNVLHKFARYDMNKDVDLWIGKTANEASYFMPSILRPTFSNCTLNPANMYDSLDKACQITDLEFKGFFYKSMSLYVKNQTQLKPLLDQYYKLNLKTPRAMLERFLSDILFDCDIIRFTHTYALLTKKNVFFYHFEKRSKLKAFPSWMGVYHGTELEYEFVWPLIQRSRYPKSFYSEHKYAHLTAKMFGRFNHHGRPAPLFRKYKPQYPVGSIYDDVLTYNGPKRFKKVKTATCSQIGELIDLFILNHSTVEDKKK from the exons atgaaaacattaataaatctcatattattaaatatcattCCTTTGATTTATTGCGGAGGATATCGTGAAGTTAAAACAAAATACGGAAAAATAATAGGCCGtgtaaat gttaTAAACAAGAAACATATCACACATTTCTTAGGTATACCATATGCTAAACcaccattaaaaaatttaagattCAAACCTCCACAACCATTAAAAGTACCAGCATGGAAAACAACATTTAATGCTAGTATAAAAGCACGATCATGTATGCAATATGTTCAAAAAACAGGATTAATTGGTTATGATATTACAATCCCTACAAATAAGATATCTGAAGACTGTctacaattaaatatttttgcacCTCATAAAACAAATATGCCTGTAATTGTTTTTTTCCATGGTGGTGCATATAACTTTGGTTCAGGATCACTTTTAATTCACAAAGGAGAATTTCTTTCAAGAAAGACAAATCAAATTGTTGTAACTGTAAATTATAGACTTGGAATTTTTGGATTTGCATATTTAGAATCTGGAAGAGCTATTCCAGGAAATATAGGACTTCTTGATCAACAAATGGCTTTAAAATGGgtatatgaaaatattgcAAAATTTGGTGGAAatccaaaaaaaattacaatttggGGACAAAGTTCAGGTTCTGCATCTGCTACAGCACATCTTTTTGCTCCTAATAgtactaaatatttttctaaagtAATTGCTAATTCAGGTACTATATTAAACTCTTGGGCAACAATTAGTGATTCTTTTGctgaaaataatacaattgcTGTggttaaacttttaaaatgtaaaacaaaagattataaaaaaatggttcAATGTTTACAAAAAGCACCAGCAGAAAAAATACTTCAATATTCATTACAAGTTAAACAAGATAACCAAGAACCagtattttattcttttgcACCAGTAAAAGTAGATAACCTATTTTTCAGAGGAAATGTTTTACATAAATTTGCACGATATGATATGAATAAAGATGTTGATTTATGGATTGGTAAAACAGCTAATGAAGCATCATATTTTATGCCATCAATTCTACGTCCAACCTTCTCTAATTGTACTTTAAATCCAGCAAATATGTATGATTCACTAGATAAAGCTTGTCAAATAACAGATTTAGAATTTAAAGGCTTTTTCTATAAATCAATGAgtttatatgttaaaaatcaGACCCAACTTAAACCACTTTTAGATCAATACTATAAacttaatttaaaaactcCAAGAGCTATGTTAGAAAGATTTTTGTCTGATATTCTTTTTGATTGTGATATTATACGTTTTACTCATACTTATGCTCTgctaacaaaaaaaaatgttttcttttatcattttgaGAAACGTTCTAAACTTAAAGCTTTCCCAAGTTGGATGGGAGTTTATCATGGAACAGAATTAGAATATGAATTTGTTTGGCCTTTAATACAAAGAAGTAGATATccaaaatcattttatagtGAACACAAATATGCTCATTTAACAGCTAAAATGTTTGGAAGATTTAATCATCATGGTAGACCAGCACcattatttagaaaatacaAACCACAATATCCTGTTGGAAGCATTTATGATGATGTGTTAACTTATAATGGACCAAAACGTTTCAAAAAAGTCAAAACAGCAACATGTAGTCAGATTGGAGAATTAAttgatttatttatcttaaatCATAGCACAgtagaagataaaaaaaaatga